In the genome of Capricornis sumatraensis isolate serow.1 chromosome 4, serow.2, whole genome shotgun sequence, the window ACACaaactcatttccttttattctatGTTCTTGTTCACTACTTAAAATATTGCAGGTATTTCCCCAATGTCCTTTTCACAGCTGCCTTCACCTCAATGTTCTTTAGGCTGTAGATGAgggggttcagcatgggtgtGACTGCACTGTACTGCAAGGATGAAAGCAAATCTAGGGAGGAACCGGAAGTGGGCATGAGATAGCGAATCAAACCTGATCCAAAGAACAGGATCACTGCGatgaggtgggaggagcaggtggagaaggccttgCTTCTGCCTGTGGTGGAGCTGATGCTCAGGATGGTGGAGACAATGCGAGCATAAGAGAAGAAGACTGGGAGGAAGGTTCCAAGACCATGTAGTAAGATGGAGCAGATCAGGATGTCGATATTGATAGAGATATCAGAGCAagacagagggaagagggagggcagCTCACAGGTATAGTGGTGGATGGTTTGTGCCTCACAGAAGTCCAGGTTAACAGCCAAAAGCACAATGACAACTGAATTGagggaggccaggccccatgaGGCCAGTATAAGCTTTACACAGAGCTGGGTGCTCATCAGCTGGCCATAGAGCAGTGGGTGGCAGATGGCagcatagcggtcataggccatcattGAGAGAAGAAAAGCTTCAGTCCCTGCAGTGATAAACACAAAGAAGACCTGGGCCAGGCAGCCCTCGACAGAGATTGTTTTCTTCTCAGACAGGAGGTCCTTCAGGAGCTTGGGCACAGTGACAGAGG includes:
- the LOC138078850 gene encoding olfactory receptor 8S1-like, yielding MALRNHSTITEFILTGLSDDPHIQALLFVLFLVIYLLTVMGNLTMLLMIRADSHLHTPMYFFLSNLSFLDLCFSSVTVPKLLKDLLSEKKTISVEGCLAQVFFVFITAGTEAFLLSMMAYDRYAAICHPLLYGQLMSTQLCVKLILASWGLASLNSVVIVLLAVNLDFCEAQTIHHYTCELPSLFPLSCSDISINIDILICSILLHGLGTFLPVFFSYARIVSTILSISSTTGRSKAFSTCSSHLIAVILFFGSGLIRYLMPTSGSSLDLLSSLQYSAVTPMLNPLIYSLKNIEVKAAVKRTLGKYLQYFK